A segment of the Candidatus Hydrogenedentota bacterium genome:
CGAACCGTAGAGCGTCGTCGTTTTACCCGAACCCGTCGGTCCCGTCACCAACACCACGCCCGTCGCCTGTCGGATCAGGCGCTCCCACTGGTTGAGGTGATCATTGTTGAAGCCCAGCTGACCCAGTCCCAACAACAATCCGCTCTTATCCAAAATACGCATTACGAGGCTTTCCCCATACACAGCGGGTAGGGCGCTCACGCGCAGGTCAATCACTTTACTGCCCACGGTCATCTTGATACGGCCGTCTTGGGGAACGCGCCGCTCGGAAATGTCCATGCCCGACATAATTTTCAGACGGGAAAGAATCGATTTTTGCGCGCGCTTCGGCGGCAAAGGCATTTCCTGCATCACGCCGTCAATGCGGTATCGCACCTTGACCGACGTCTTCGCAGGTTCAATATGAATATCGCTCGCACGGAGCCGATACGCTTCCACGATCAATTGCTGCACATAACGCACGACGGGGCTGTCATCGTCGAATTCGACAAGGCCCGGAACTGAGGACGCCGCATCGGCAGCCTCTTTGCTGTCCAGACTCATGCTGTCCAAGCTGATGTCTTCCGCCGACAGCGAGCCGAAACTGCTCATGGCGCTGCTCGAAGCCATGGAAGACATGCTGCTCAAAGAACTGACACTGCTCGCACTGCTCGCAGAAGACAGCATGGATTCAACAGTCTCCCGTTGGTGACCGTAATACCGGTTCAGCGTTTCACTGATCGATTCCGGTGAAGCCATCACCGGCTCCACGGGACGATCGAGCAGCCGAGAAAGATTATCGAGGGCATTGATATTGGTCGGGTCTGCCGTGGCAACAATCAGGATGTCGCCCTGCTCCTCCACAGGAACAATACGGTAGAGCGTCGCAATGGCGCCATCCACCAGGGCGCGGATACGGGGCGGGATTTCCTTCTCCGCCAAATCAATCATGCGGATGCCCATCTGCTCCGCCACCAACTCCCCAATCTGCGTCTTACTCAGGTAACCTAAACGAACAAGGATCTCGCCCAGTTTACGATGACCCATAGTCGTCCGTTGTCGTTCAAGGGCATCATCCAATTGTGTCTGCGTGATTAATTTCTTATCAAGCAGTTGTTTACCAAATGAATCATATGTGGCGCGCATATAAGCTTGTCCTTAACTCACCAATAGCCACCGTGCCTGTGCTCAAGCGACAGGCGGCTTATTTACGTCCCATGGCTGATCAAGGCACCGCGCCTTGACCATAGGTCGAAAACTAAGCCAGTTTGTCAACAATTTATCTCCTACTAGAGGCAGTATAACATCATACCATAGACTAGGATACTATTGTCTACTATAGGCGGCGGCTGTGTCAACTAAAATTAACACACAGCGGTCTTTACCGGGGTAAAATCCCAACGCCTTAGGGGAGGCGGTCAGCCCTGATTCGCGGCAAAACTCTCCCAAAGGGGGGTGCCGTAGAAGGCGCCCATCAAAGCTCCTTGGAAGATCATCGCCATGGGCCGATCCAAGATGCGAAGGTAAAAGACCAGAAAGAAGAGGATAAACAGGCTGTAGGGCCCGATTTTTTCAAAGGTCTTCTGCGTCTCATAAGGCAGAAAATATTCCAGCACATGATGCCCGT
Coding sequences within it:
- the tadA gene encoding Flp pilus assembly complex ATPase component TadA; the encoded protein is MRATYDSFGKQLLDKKLITQTQLDDALERQRTTMGHRKLGEILVRLGYLSKTQIGELVAEQMGIRMIDLAEKEIPPRIRALVDGAIATLYRIVPVEEQGDILIVATADPTNINALDNLSRLLDRPVEPVMASPESISETLNRYYGHQRETVESMLSSASSASSVSSLSSMSSMASSSAMSSFGSLSAEDISLDSMSLDSKEAADAASSVPGLVEFDDDSPVVRYVQQLIVEAYRLRASDIHIEPAKTSVKVRYRIDGVMQEMPLPPKRAQKSILSRLKIMSGMDISERRVPQDGRIKMTVGSKVIDLRVSALPAVYGESLVMRILDKSGLLLGLGQLGFNNDHLNQWERLIRQATGVVLVTGPTGSGKTTTLYGSLHTLNTPETKIITVEDPVEYQLSGINQVQIQHDIGWDFARALRAIFRQDPDIVMVGEIRDQETAEIAIKAALTGHLVFSTLHTNDTASSFTRLVDMGIKPFLVASGVRAILAQRLVRTICNNCRAPYVPDDIEKERLEIPVNWDEVALVHGEGCPNCNETGYQGRLGVYELLLTNDALRSRIMNSESATALRRQARLDGMITMRQDAWNKAQEGITTLEEVNRRTRVDEPLLQPAPSPQIITRSGQEPLAAGAER